In Cololabis saira isolate AMF1-May2022 chromosome 4, fColSai1.1, whole genome shotgun sequence, one DNA window encodes the following:
- the strn4 gene encoding striatin-4, with protein MEADRSGGGPNPSCGGAGRNPNGPRAAPGPATAAAGPGMAGAGAGAGPGPGPGPGLGLGLQPRDPHDGDPGLTLPGILHFIQYEWGRFQAEKYRWEAERDELRAQVAFLQGERKGQENMKQDLVRRIKMLEYALKQERAKHQKLKTGNDQSPGDKKPEIEADQLPNGPAESDSEPANQMSWKEGRQLLRKYLEEVGYSDTILDMRSKRVRSLLGRSSPEANGPPPIESCPEPEPRAGGESLLVRQIEEQIKRNAGKESSKVCGGGSVLDKIPFLHGCEDDDEDDSDEEDDFQGMTTDCIDSPRKNKKSRVKMSSEPMTTDMDPEDEEDEDDSEDALSEFDFLGSGEDGEGAGEARISGDGRELENHRNKLQGMMSDFPPKPTPPPSVSGQTRSGEGGALGFSSDVFIMDAVGGGDMNLGELADLTVANDNDLSIDMQDNRDDFKKTWNPRFTLRSHFDAIRALTFHPSQAVLLTASEDGTLKLWNLNKAMHSKKNAALDVEPIYTFRAHSGAVLSLTMSEDGEFCYSGGLDGTVRCWKMPDLNVDPYDNYDPGIESSALAGHEDSVWGLTYSSVHHRLASCSADGTIRIWDPQNSSPCVSVFNKEREHGTATSVAFVATDPNQVVVSFDGGETLLYDLNTEQSVTALETRTKDGSEQINRVVSHPTEPVSITAHENRTICFLDNKTGKVVHSMVAHLDAVTCLTTDPKGTYLISGSHDCSVRLWMLDNRTCVQEITAHRKKHDEAIHDVAFHSSQPFIASAGADALAKIFV; from the exons ATGGAGGCGGACAGATCCGGTGGAGGACCGAACCCGAGCTGCGGCGGCGCTGGGCGCAACCCCAACGGGCCCAGAGCAGCACCGGGCCCGGCCACGGCGGCCGCGGGCCCGGGGATGgctggagccggagccgggGCCGGTCCCGGACCAGGTCCCGGTCcagggctcgggctcgggctgcAGCCTCGGGACCCGCACGACGGGGACCCGGGTCTGACGCTGCCCGGGATCCTGCACTTCATCCAGTACGAGTGGGGACGATTCCAGGCCGAGAAGTACCGCTGGGAGGCGGAGAGGGACGAACTACgg gCTCAGGTGGCATTCCTACAAGGTGAGCGTAAAGGGCAAGAGAATATGAAACAGGATCTGGTGAGGCGGATCAAAATGCTGGAGTACGCCCTCAAACAAGAGAG GGCTAAGCACCAGAAACTGAAGACTGGAAATGACCAGAGTCCTGGAGACAAGAAGCCAGAGATAGAGGCAGATCAAC TTCCCAATGGGCCAGCTGAGTCAGACTCTGAACCAGCCAATCAGATGTCCTGGAAGGAAGGTCGTCAACTATTACGCAA ATATCTTGAGGAAGTTGGTTATTCAGACACTATCCTGGACATGCGCTCTAAACGTGTACGCTCGTTGCTGGGACGGAGCAGCCCGGAGGCAAATGGACCGCCACCTATCGAAAGCTGTCCTGAGCCAGAGCCTCGAGCAGGTGGAGAGTCCTTGCTGGTCAGACAAATAGAGGAACAAATTAAACG gaaTGCCGGCAAGGAGAGCTCTAAGGTATGCGGTGGCGGGTCAGTGCTGGATAAGATCCCCTTCCTTCATGGCTGCGAGGATGACGATGAAGACGACAGTGACGAAGAGGACGACTTCCAAGGCATGACCACTGACTGCATCGACAGTCCACGCAAGAACAAAAAGTCTCGTGTAAAG ATGAGTTCGGAGCCCATGACTACAGACATGGACCccgaggatgaggaggatgaagatgactCGGAGGATGCCCTCAGTGAATTTGACTTTCTTGGCTCAGGGGAGGATGGGGAGGGGGCGGGAGAGGCCCGGATCTCGGGGGATGGACGGGAGTTAG AAAACCACAGGAACAAGTTACAAGGCATGATGTCAGACTTCCCCCCTAAACCCACCCCACCACCCTCTGTGTCAGGACAGACTCGCTCTGGAGAAG GTGGTGCCTTGGGTTTTTCCTCTGATGTCTTCATTATGGACGCTGTTGGGGGAGGGGACATGAACCTTGGCGAATTAGCTGATCTCACTGTTGCCAATGACAACGATCTCTCCATAGAC ATGCAGGATAACAGGGATGACTTCAAAAAGACGTGGAACCCTCGCTTCACACTACGTAGCCACTTCGATGCCATCCGGGCTTTGACGTTTCACCCCAGCCAAGCAGTGCTGCTCACAGCCTCCGAGGATGGTACACTAAAACTGTGGAACCTGAACAAGGCCATGCACTCTAAAAA GAACGCAGCGTTGGATGTTGAGCCCATCTACACGTTCAGGGCGCACAG TGGAGCTGTTCTCTCACTGACCATGAGTGAGGATGGAGAGTTCTGCTATAGTGGAGGTTTGGACGGAACCGTCAGGTGCTGGAAGATGCCTGACCTTAACGTGGATCCATACGATAACTACG ATCCTGGCATTGAGAGCAGCGCACTAGCAGGCCACGAGGACAGCGTCTGGGGTCTGACTTACTCATCCGTTCACCATCGTCTCGCTTCATGTTCAGCTGATGGCACCATTCGCATCTGGGACCCGCAGAACTCGTCTCCCTGTGTGTCCGTCTTTAATAAGGAGAGAG AACACGGGACGGCCACCTCCGTGGCCTTTGTGGCCACTGACCCCAACCAGGTGGTGGTGTCGTTTGACGGCGGTGAAACACTGCTCTATGACCTGAACACAGAGCAGAGCGTCACTGCGCTAGAGACACGCACAAAAGATG GCAGTGAGCAGATTAACCGTGTTGTCAGTCACCCAACTGAGCCCGTCTCCATCACTGCACATGAGAACCGCACCATCTGCTTCCTCGACAACAAGACAG GCAAAGTCGTTCACTCAATGGTGGCCCACTTGGATGCGGTCACCTGTCTTACTACGGACCCTAAAGGCACTTACCTCATCTCTGGCA GCCACGACTGCTCAGTGCGCCTGTGGATGCTGGACAACAGGACGTGCGTGCAGGAGATCACCGCCCACAGGAAGAAGCACGATGAGGCCATTCATGACGTGGCTTTCCACTCTTCGCAGCCCTTCATTGCCAGCGCGGGCGCAGATGCACTTGCCAAGATCTTTGTGTGA
- the fkrp gene encoding fukutin-related protein — MRISFCQGLLTGAIVLNLLILYYVSRAQQQMMERRKDLGRGTRKAAQPASGIGGGLGVVGGAGGDHGAVGSEGHSRGPRVTVLLREFENFENYVGDVAHSFLHQRPELPFLAVADTPPYPPLVLPEGARLLILSPSPNQPPQAHRPEFHVQTEFVLLVPDGVELEQPRVIERLIRELEGEGGGPVRLVAAPVLVRSAVQCLHLRVNLREWTATYSPAASGSSGSVCTALQGDTVVLIRTEDLFNLSVPLGRPLISALFVQTALRGWKVKLLESPCFSANHRPLFSSAHNQWKADTRLKEATGKLMRSFGLKRLLMSDGKEQWHGCSKETPRCFGTVQDDTPDYLYLDRWTPPCCLRALRETTKYVINILESSGVRYWLEGGSLLGAIRHQDIIPWDYDVDLGIYLEDIPNCDHLKNLDSGSLVDANGYVWERAVEGDFYRVQYSEANHLHVDLWPFYSRNGVMTKDTWTEHKQDVEFPEHFLQPLVPMPFAGITAFGPNNHRAFLELKFGEGVIENPQYPNPAKKRLDRSKL, encoded by the coding sequence ATGCGTATTAGTTTCTGCCAAGGCCTGTTAACTGGTGCCATCGTCCTCAACCTCCTCATTCTCTACTATGTATCCCGGGCCCAGCAGCAGAtgatggagaggaggaaggaCCTTGGCAGAGGCACGAGGAAGGCTGCTCAGCCAGCCTCCGGGATTGGAGGAGGTCTAGGGGTagttggaggagctggaggtgaTCATGGAGCGGTTGGAAGCGAGGGACACAGTCGAGGCCCACGTGTGACTGTCCTACTTCGGGAGTTTGAAAACTTTGAAAATTATGTTGGGGACGTTGCTCATTCTTTCCTTCATCAGCGTCCAGAGCTTCCCTTCCTGGCCGTGGCTGATACGCCTCCATACCCTCCCCTGGTGCTCCCTGAGGGGGCGAGGCTTCTCATCCTCTCCCCCAGCCCAAACCAACCACCCCAAGCTCACAGGCCAGAATTTCATGTTCAGACGGAGTTTGTGTTGTTGGTGCCCGATGGAGTGGAGCTGGAGCAACCTCGGGTTATTGAGAGGTTGATCAGAGAGTTGGAAGGTGAGGGTGGGGGGCCTGTCAGGTTGGTGGCTGCACCGGTGTTGGTGCGATCAGCCGTTCAGTGTCTCCACTTGCGGGTGAATCTCAGAGAATGGACAGCTACCTACTCACCAGCTGCATCCGGCAGCAGTGGGAGCGTGTGTACTGCATTACAAGGGGATACAGTTGTCCTCATTCGCACTGAGGATCTTTTCAACCTCTCTGTCCCTCTTGGTAGGCCCCTTATTTCAGCACTTTTCGTCCAGACAGCCTTGAGAGGTTGGAAGGTCAAACTGCTGGAAAGCCCCTGTTTCTCAGCAAACCACCGACCACTGTTCAGCTCTGCACACAACCAGTGGAAGGCTGACACTCGACTGAAGGAGGCCACTGGGAAGCTCATGAGGAGTTTTGGCCTGAAGCGCCTCTTGATGTCCGATGGGAAGGAACAGTGGCACGGCTGCAGTAAAGAGACGCCTCGCTGCTTTGGCACTGTGCAAGATGACACACCAGACTATCTTTATTTGGACCGGTGGACACCACCTTGCTGTTTGCGAGCACTCAGGGAAACCACCAAGTATGTTATCAATATCCTGGAGAGTTCCGGCGTGCGCTACTGGCTCGAAGGAGGTTCTCTGCTCGGGGCCATTCGCCATCAAGACATCATCCCTTGGGATTACGATGTGGACCTAGGCATCTACCTGGAAGACATACCCAACTGTGATCACTTGAAGAACCTGGACTCAGGCTCTCTGGTGGATGCTAATGGCTACGTGTGGGAGCGTGCAGTGGAAGGAGACTTTTACAGAGTCCAGTACAGCGAGGCCAACCACCTGCATGTTGACCTGTGGCCTTTTTACTCACGAAATGGCGTCATGACCAAGGACACGTGGACAGAGCACAAACAAGACGTGGAGTTCCCAGAACATTTCTTGCAGCCGCTGGTGCCCATGCCTTTTGCTGGCATTACAGCCTTCGGTCCAAACAACCACAGAGCTTTCTTGGAGCTCAAGTTTGGAGAGGGAGTGATTGAGAACCCCCAGTACCCCAACCCTGCAAAAAAGCGTCTTGACAGAAGTAAATTATGA